The following nucleotide sequence is from Caldicellulosiruptor saccharolyticus DSM 8903.
CGATTTGTTTGAGCTTTTGATTAAAGTTTTATCAAAGAAAACTTGTACCTCTACACTGAATTCTTTTTGGTCATTGCTTCTGTTTTTAATTTCAATCTCAGCAGTCAAGTGTCCTTCTTTGAGGTCATCACTCAAAGTTGATTTTAAATACACATCTCTTACAAACACCTTTGGTCGCAGAAGAAGATACACATCTCTGAATATTCCACTCATTCGCCATTTGTCTTGGTCTTCTAAGTAAGTTCCATCTGAATATTTTAAAACAATAGCTGTGATAGTATTTCTTCCTTCTTGGACAAATCTTGTTATGTCAAACTCATGCATCATGTGAGAGACCTTTGAAAAACCAGCAAACTTACCGTTAATATATACATAAAATGCTGAGTCTACCCCTTCAAATACAACAAATATTTCTTTGTCTAAGTCTTCTTGAGAAATATAAAATTCTCTTTTATAGACACCTGTTGGGTTTATATCTGGTACAAACGGTGGGTCAACAGGGATGGGATATCTGGTATTTGTATAAATTGGTATGTCATAGCCAAACATCTGAAAGTTACTTGGGACAATAATCTGGTCAAAATTACAACTTTTTGTATCTGCCAAGATTATATCCTCTGTTACCATGCATGGCTTTTCAAAAAGTTTAAAATACCACTTTCCATTCAGTAGCCTAAAAAGATTTGAAAGCTCCCATTCATTTTCTAAAGCTTTTTGATGATTGTCAAAAGGTATAAAAGAACTTCTTGGCTCTTCTCTGTTTATATGCTGAATTTTTGGATTTTGATAGTAATTTTTGTCAAGCATATAAATCCACCTCACATGTTTTAAAATTACTGTGGTTTTTGTGTACATTATTCATTTTACTTTATCAACAAGTAGACATACAATATCAAAAAACTAAAAACAATATAAGGATATTAAGATTAAACAAAAGAAAAAATAAGGAGCTGCCAACTTTTTTCTGTGACAGCTCCCATTTTTTGAACTCTTAATTTTCTGGTGGTTTATACTTGCCTGCAACCAGGTCCTCTAAATCTTTTAGCACCTTTTGAACCTGCTCTTTTGCAATCACAAAATCAGACTTTCCGTTTCGAACAACCATGTAAAAATCGTCGTTGTAAGGTATGTACTGCATCACATCAACTTTTTTGTTGACAAGATAAAACTTCATGGTCACTTCAGGTGTGCCTGTCGGCTTTTTGTCGTTTTCACCGTCAATTAAAAGACCAATGATTTCCTGATAGAATTTTTTGAATGTATCTTCATCAATCTTTCGACCGTCTGCCTGGAAGTTATATTTGTACTCATCAGCTTCTTCTTCGCTTCTTGCTTTTTTGATGAGCTTTTTGTCAAGTATAAGAGTGTGCTTCTTCTCTTTTGTGAAGATTTCAATCTTGTCAACATAATCGATGTTTACAATATAAGCAAACTTTTCTATGAGGTCAAAAGGCTTTATGGTATTCATGAAATCTGTCTTGTAAGTTGACATTGTAAATACAACTTTGGAGTCAGCCATTCTGCAGTAAACAGTCGAATCATTTGCATTGTTGCCAACAAAAAGATGCAAAGTGTTTTTGTTGTCCTTTACAATGAGCTCAATCCTTGGCGATTGCAATCCGTACTTAGGATTGTAAACATCTTCACCAACTATATCTTCAGGACTGAAATTTGGAACATTTTCAATAAATTCTGAAAACTTATCGCTTGCAACTCCCACTGGCTGGCTGTATGGCTGAACCAAGTTCCACAGTCTAATATAGTACTTCCATTCATTATCTTTAGGATTTTTCTCATCAACCTTTTTGATTTCAATTGTTGGCTGTCCTTTTCTTACAAGTTTTACATACGTAATATTTTGAGTATCAATCTCTGGTATCTTAACACTCAGAAGCTTCTGAGGTTTTATGGTAAAATTTTCTGCATGGTTTGTCCACACAACATAAACTTTTGGGTCACCTTTTTTCATTAAATAATAAGTGGAAGTTATTGGTGTCTCTGACCCAAGATAAAATGTAACTTTTTTACCGTCGCTGAGTGTTGCCTCAACAATTGATTTTGGATTGTCAAGACCGTATTTTTTAAGGTCTTTGGGGTTGGTGTCAGCAACCTTTTCGGCTGTCATTTGAGCGCATGAAAAGGCTATGTCGTCTATCTTGTCCTGGTCGAAATAAAGAGGGTTGTTGATTCCATTTACAATCCACT
It contains:
- a CDS encoding DUF4340 domain-containing protein, whose protein sequence is MRKKKNRLITIVSALLVLVLVIGAYFYVSYLNKKKQEAEEKKSSSASVTITNFDRNKITKIDIKHDGIHLVLEKVKDKWIVNGINNPLYFDQDKIDDIAFSCAQMTAEKVADTNPKDLKKYGLDNPKSIVEATLSDGKKVTFYLGSETPITSTYYLMKKGDPKVYVVWTNHAENFTIKPQKLLSVKIPEIDTQNITYVKLVRKGQPTIEIKKVDEKNPKDNEWKYYIRLWNLVQPYSQPVGVASDKFSEFIENVPNFSPEDIVGEDVYNPKYGLQSPRIELIVKDNKNTLHLFVGNNANDSTVYCRMADSKVVFTMSTYKTDFMNTIKPFDLIEKFAYIVNIDYVDKIEIFTKEKKHTLILDKKLIKKARSEEEADEYKYNFQADGRKIDEDTFKKFYQEIIGLLIDGENDKKPTGTPEVTMKFYLVNKKVDVMQYIPYNDDFYMVVRNGKSDFVIAKEQVQKVLKDLEDLVAGKYKPPEN